Proteins encoded by one window of Sediminicoccus rosea:
- a CDS encoding Bug family tripartite tricarboxylate transporter substrate binding protein, which yields MTIRIPRRAALMLPLATPALAQPNWPDRPINMIVPFPPGGTPDIGARLVAPKMSEALGQAVTVENRGGAGATIGTRAVVQARPDGHTVLMGSISFLTSPLTMRPMPYDPVADLRVISLISTSPYILVVRADAPPRDIAGFHAWTRAEGARLNYGSAGMGTPLHLGAELYKMMMGVQLTHVPYRGSGPALTALLAGEVNMVFADVPGAAAHIRAGTVRALAAMTEARISQFPDVPTMAESDRRLAGYDVYTWAMLAAPKATPDGPVNRLHEAAIRAARAEDVARRFGELGFDYVGSTPAAGDARLLRERDKWREVIERGNIRAEG from the coding sequence AACTGGCCCGACCGGCCGATCAACATGATCGTCCCCTTCCCGCCCGGCGGCACGCCCGATATCGGCGCACGGCTGGTGGCGCCGAAGATGAGCGAGGCATTGGGCCAGGCCGTCACGGTTGAAAACCGCGGCGGCGCGGGGGCCACCATCGGCACGCGCGCCGTAGTCCAGGCGCGGCCCGATGGGCACACGGTGCTGATGGGCTCCATCTCCTTCCTCACCTCGCCACTCACCATGCGGCCCATGCCCTATGATCCGGTGGCGGATCTGCGAGTCATCAGCCTGATCTCCACCTCGCCCTACATCCTCGTGGTGCGGGCGGATGCGCCGCCGCGCGACATCGCGGGCTTCCATGCCTGGACGCGGGCGGAAGGGGCGCGGCTGAACTACGGCTCGGCCGGCATGGGCACGCCGCTGCATCTGGGGGCGGAGCTCTACAAGATGATGATGGGCGTGCAGCTGACGCATGTGCCCTATCGCGGCAGCGGCCCCGCGCTGACGGCCCTGCTGGCGGGCGAGGTGAACATGGTGTTCGCCGATGTGCCCGGAGCGGCCGCGCATATCCGCGCCGGCACGGTGCGGGCACTCGCCGCGATGACCGAGGCGCGCATCAGCCAATTCCCGGATGTGCCGACCATGGCGGAGAGCGACCGGCGCCTCGCGGGATATGACGTCTATACCTGGGCCATGCTGGCCGCCCCCAAGGCGACGCCCGATGGCCCGGTCAACCGCCTGCACGAGGCCGCCATCCGCGCCGCCCGCGCCGAGGATGTGGCACGCCGCTTCGGTGAGTTGGGCTTCGACTATGTGGGCAGCACGCCCGCCGCCGGCGATGCCCGCCTGCTGCGCGAGCGCGACAAATGGCGCGAGGTGATCGAGCGCGGGAATATCCGCGCCGAGGGGTGA